DNA sequence from the Siniperca chuatsi isolate FFG_IHB_CAS linkage group LG3, ASM2008510v1, whole genome shotgun sequence genome:
AAACCACAGAGAGGATTACTGAGGCAGGGGTCACACAAATTAAAGGGGTACTGCAGGATTCTGCAATTGCACACACTAAAGTTTTTTGctagtgtttttttgtgtttgtttttgcagcaaCACAAGTGAAGTGTTGTTGGGAGTTATTTAACAATATATGATTTTTAGATTAGATATTATTGCAGCACACTCTTACAAAACGCCTCCTACATCGTGTCATGATGTAACGCATTACAGGATAAACCAAAAGACCGTTTTCACAGCTGATATTTGGCTTGTCAAAGcatggaaaagcacaggtgtaattaataacattaaaacaactgcattccatttaggtgagctagTTCCTGcatcctggtattgtgcatgctggctcacagCTGGCATGTCTCACTGTGACGCTATCGTTAATGAAATgtgttacacctgtgcttttcctggtATGACAAGTCAAGATGTCTGCCTTGAAAAAGGTTTGTTAAGGTGTGTTCAAATTGAATTTTTTGCCTTGCTTTATTAATGCAAATATGACTGCTGGACGTCTGTGTTTATTCATCACCAACAACAGCCAATCTGCTGATTATACAGGTGTTAACTCTAGCTAACTAGCAACACAAGCATGTACCATGTGAGTGAGGACTGATAAATCTTAAAACCTACCAGGAACTCCCATTCTTCATGTTACtctttcttcagtttttctcccttttcctcttgtctctgtacATTCATGAAATTAAGTCGTACAGCCTCGGGATAGGCATGATTTTTATACATAAGTAGAAGCTTTTTAATGCACAGGTGCCCTAATTTGTGCAGCCTAGAGtgaataggcctttttcacagtggacattttgacttgtcatagtaacAAAGGCAcagtgttactaataacatcaaacttgcaataactgatttctttggccacttgggtgCAGTGGAAACAAATTGCGAACACAAcattaagttgatatggtgaacttgttagcaaacagttgcttatttacacatccagcagttacggagcaacattatcatttatttggagttgtttcTGTTcaactgatgaatgtaagtccaatattcacactcactctttttagctctgtttttggtctccaccagctgctgaggaaaatatctagctttttagctgttaaatgcccCTatttcaccagctagtcgctaactgtgtctgtttgctgtttggtgctgggcaggcagtgtacagtgggttttaagAGCATTtctactgaaaacagctgcgtgCTGCAACCGAAAACGacgctgtgagagtgaaccaaaacagtaaagttgtgggccagacagctaaacattgagctgaaactcacaataaaaatgcagatttaGGTGATAATAGTCTGTAGGTATTTGtcctattcaagtgtcccagtaagccgtgacagCGAGCCAACATGGCCAACAAtgccaggaccctgaaactgaagcagctaaatggaattcagccatcattcatctGTGCtattcctgctgtgacatgtcaaaatgtgaaaacagcataTTCATAGCTATTTGCATCCACTAGCATCTTAGCGTGAACTTTATATGCAATCGTGCCGCCTCTAACATTTGCTCTATATTCTACCAGCtatatttgtgtataatcaCCCACCTTTTTTGATATACACTTTTAGCTAGTCATTCAATGTGAAAATATTAGGAACTACTCCTTACTTTTGAATTGGATCAGTCCCCCTTTAACCCATATAATTATCTCTTTTCCATCCCCTGACTGGGGTGAACACAGCACATCACAGCTTTTGCCTGAATTCACCTGCTCAGCCTGTTACAGGAAATGGCAAGTTgtactaatgtgtgtgtgtgttttcttttagcTCTGCAGTACCTTATATTAAATATTGCAACGATGCACAATGTAGGTCAAGAAAATGAGACCTTATAACATTGGTTGGGACTGCTGGGGTGTTAACCTTCTCTTCTTTGTCTGATATGGGAGGCAAAGCAGGGTGATGCTGGCCAGCCTGGCACTTAGAGATAATGTCCTTGCCGCCACCCCTCAGTTTGTGCCCCTCTTGCTACCAGATTCACACCCACTTGCACACAGAAATACCAGTCGCTCTAGTTCATCAGTCACGTACAGACTAAACCTGCACGTCCCATGTGAGGAGTGAACATGCTGGAAGGTTCTTGGTCCTAATGCAGCTTTAGCTTGCTGATAACAAGGatacaggttttttttgtttgttttttttaaaatgcagaggTTTAGCAAGTTGTGAGGTTtactatacaaaaacaaaatcagtgtatggtgaaatggtgaaaaacatttaaaaaggtaaaagatAAAACTGTCCATATTTGCATACTTTCTCATACATTATGCTGTGTTAAATTGTTAAGACAACAACacttaaaacagacaaaagatgCAATAATTTTATAGTgaatgtttaattaaacactGAGGAAGATTACATTATTAGGAGATAGTGCTAAATGACCGATGTACTGCATATGTATAACTTGCTAAATGACTTacaaaaattatgtttaaattcACCATGAATTCACTGCTTACACTGAGAGATGGACAGGAAATAATCAGTCATAGGTTGAAGATTTGGCAAAAATAATTGCGTTATTATTTACTTACAGAATTTGACACATTTGAAAAGAGTTTAGAAGACAAACACCCAAATGCTTGTCATTTGTCCAAACAAATCAACTGAGCCACGTTTAGCTGTGTTCAAAATCCGGAAATTTATTTTCACATGCTAGAATATATCAACATTATTTAGTGTGAGTGATAGtccctcttttaaaaaaatcttaccCATCCTCATTCATTAAGTGCTGGAATGAAACTTGCAAATAATGGAATAATAGTGAAGTTGGGAATCATGTCAATTGCATTCgttaataaaacaatttgacatttgaaagaaagaaacaaagactgTCTAATAAAAAACTGTCTGCTTTAAAGATCACCAATCcgtcaaaataaaaatgaaaagtttttgAGTTATACATTCTGACAGTATTAATtcacaacaaataaatgattttacattatacattttatatacattcagccatttattcagttttcaaTACTTTCTCTCCTTGTTTTACCAGAGAGCCCATGCTGTCGTTCACTGTTCTCTCCACATTTGCAGCTTCATCTGTTTTTTCTAACgtgtttttgttgctgaatTTTCGTCTGCCCACCTCAGTTACTGCAGATCCAGCAGCTGCCCCGACAGCTCCGCCAATCACACCAGCCAAAAACACGCCAAGCACCAGACCCAGCAATGCGCCCCCTATGACTACCTTGGGCACCTGTTTAGCAGTAGTCCCAATTTTCTCCCATACTGAGCTCTCAGCCACCATTTTGGCCCCTGCTTTGGCCCCAGAGCCCACCTTCCCCCACATTGGACTCTGTACCACCTTCTTTGCACCAGCACCAATTCCAGCTCCAACTTGCACAGATCTGTCAGCCACCAGTTTAGCTCCAGTTTTGGCCCCAGATCCAACTTGGCCCCACATAGGACTCTGCGCCAAATTCTTTGCTCTGGCTCCAATTCCAGCTCCGACATGCATGGAACTGTCTGCCATTAGTTTGGCCCCTGAACCAACTTTTTCCCACATGGgacttgctgctgctgcctttgCTCCAGATCCCACCCAAGCAGAACCATCCACCACTACCTTGGGAACTCGGTCTCCTATTAGTTTGGACATATGTCCAGCACTAGCTCCCACCTTCTCCCACAACGAACTATCAATCACCATCTTCTGGACATTTTGTGCTCCACTGCCGATTGTCCCCCACACTGGACTACTTTTCACCTTCTTTGCTCCCTCACCGACCCACACAGAGCTATCTGCCAACAGCTTGGGTAATGTCTTCGCACTAGACTCCATTTTATCCATAATGGAACAGAGAAGTGAAGGGGATATGGTGGAAAGTGTAACAGGAGGAAGGCTCTCGATATTCATGGTGCTCACACTCATCTCTGCCTCAGCTCTTGTTTTCTCAATCTCATCCTCTCTcacttcctcctctgcctcagcCACAGGCTGCATGTAGGGATAAAGTACCCGCCTTTCAGAGTTGAGCTGTCTAATGTCTCCTAGTCCTTCTTCCTCTAGTTTTTTCCCCTGTCTCTCCCTTGCTAtctctacctgtctctgccTCACTCTGTTCTCTGCCTCCTGAAAAGCAGGACAAGAATAACACTGTCCTCCAGCTTCCTTCACTGTCTGCTCCAccttctccagcagctccaccacattccccctctctctcccacctcctcctgtctccatcACATGAAACCTGTCCCCACATTTCTCCACGAGCTTTAACAGATCCCCCCGCCGACCAGCAATGTATGCCTCCACGCTGTTGTTTCCTGCCTTCCCGCTCTCCCTCAGTCGATCTGCGTAAGTAAAGAGGACCAGAGTGTGTCTCTGGACTGCCTCTGGGCCAAAAACAGACTCGAGGGCCCCGAGAGCCTGCAGCTCAGTCTTTGCAGGCTGGTCTAAAGGGACGCACAGGAGGAAGGCGTGAGGACCGGGACTCGACAAAGCAACACAGGAGGAGATCTGAGCTCGCACCTCATCTGGAGTTTGCTCTGAATTGAACCAGTCTGGAGTATCCACCACCGCCACCTGcaggtgagagaggagaggagcgtgTCAAAGATGAGATTTTTGAGGGTTTTGGCAGGTGGAATGTgtgaaaggaaaatgaaaacatgcaagAAAAGAACATCTTAATAACTTACCCGTCTTCCTCCAACCAgcgctttctttttctcacactgCTGAGTGATCGCTGTGAGGCTTTCCGGGCGTGACTCAAACTCCTTCTGCCCCAGTATGTTGTTGCCAGCTGCACTCTTCCCCGCTCCAGATCGCCCGAGCAGCACCAGACGCAGCTCCGgaaaggatgaggaggaggagggggggaatgaggaggcagaggaggcaaAGGTTGGcgaggagggggaagaggagaagaCGGGCGAATGAGGAGCAGAGGTCGGAGACGCCTCAGGGGATCTACCTTCAAAGCTGTTGATCCTGTGGTGAACTGAAAACCATTAGGTGAAATTTGTAGTTTTAATATGgaaaatttaaaatgacaattattcttaaacatcaaaatcACAGAAGTAAACTTGTACTTTAACATAATACGAGGCAGTGAGTCCTGTGACTTACAGGTAGTGATCACTTTCGGAGATGTTTTAACCTCAGACATTTGTGAGAGTATAGCTCCATctacaaaaacagtaaatatgagtcctgttcattttctgcttacattcattcatttcactctctttttattattatttttttaaacatgacatTGTGCTGTAGAACATTAGGTACAAAAATGGGATCTGAGAACTGAGTTCTATTGACATTCACCTGCATTTAGTCTGAAACTGGGCGTCCTCTTCACTTCCCTGTCATTATCCGGCTCTGAAAATGACTGTCGCTCTGATGCTGGAGTTGAATGAAGACCGTTATATGCCTGGCTCTCACCCACTGTTCCCTCTATCtcatccctctcttctcttctccttcttctctccaAGGCAGTGCTGTACTCCTCTCCTTTATCAACactcctctgtgtttctgtgtttaggATGTGCGTTGAAAGGAcagtctctcttttctcctccctttGAGCTCTGTAACTTTCCACAAGttctcgctctctgtctttcactcgtatctccagctctctctcctGGGTTGGTTTCATATAGTATACCCCATTTTTCTGCACCATATTTTCCACctattacataaataaatacataaaaaaaacaatacatttagaaaatgtcCCCCATACTCACATTTACAATCATAGTGTTACAATTTACAATTCTGCACTTAATCTCCATTGTGGAATGGGTTCCCATGTCAGTCAAAGTTACAATGTAATTTGCATAATTTTCCATTAATACATAAACCGGTCCTGACTACAGCTGGGTGTGATTGTATGAGTGTGAAACAGGGCGTTGCTGGGAAAAACtacaacagacaaaacaattaaaacaaaggACTCTAACATATGCACTATACAGTAAAACAGAATTTcactttctgaaaatgttgacAGAAATCACAAAATCCACTGTACCTCATTTTAGAGTATACACCAAAACTAAATTGAGAGATAACCACCATAATCAGTATGAAAACAttgcaaaatgtgtgtgcaaactCGACGCTATTCTGCTAATTGTTCTCTGTATCGACTTCTCACCTTCTCCAGCAGCTCACGGACCTGCTCCCTGTGCTGTCGCTGACGATTATTGATGACATGGTACCTCCCCCCACAGAGCTCAATTATCTTCCTCAGGCCTGGGTGTTCTTTCTGCAGGTAATCCtgtagaaaacaatttagatttGAAATGGGTTGCCTCTCTCCtgctcttagaaacagcagctgattagTCTAAATTGGACACAGCAAATGGTGAGGGTAGTACTGCAAGGATGTGTCAAGGAGAAGCAGCAGTTTCCTCCaaaaaatttccatttttcccaAAGTATACACAAAATGATACATCACTGTTTGAAAGTAGTTTACAAAACTTAATCGGAAAAGTTTAGACAGATCACTTTTAttcctgtgtcagtgtgtcacaAGACTGGCCAACtagtttaaaaattaaatacaaaagcTCAATTTGAATTGCATCTACATCAAATCCAAtggaaaaattactttttgtatTGCAGTGACCAGGCAGTAAGCTTTTGTACTGCCCTGCTTTTTCAAAGAGTGCATGGTACCAAagtgtatattttaaaaatactaaaattaaGAGGAATTGAAATTTGTATCTCAGCACACCACAGAGAGTGTACCACTCTAGTACCTCCACAGTTCTTCCCATCAAGTAGTCCCCACAGGTCAACAGGACCACGGTGTGATCCAGAGCCTCCTCCCCAAACGCCTCCTTCAGTTCTGCAGGCACATGACCCTCCATCTGGGAACACAGGGaaagtaagagaaaaaaataatattcaggATAATATTAGGACTTTAATTGCTAAACTCACTGCCAAATGTTACTTATTATGGTAAAAGATTATACACCTTGTGTACTACCATATTATTCATTGTACTTTACTCAaaccttttcattttcagaaaaaatacCCAAATATGAatcaatactgtatatataaataaacacaggagtgtaaatcaaaaacatgtaatttacttttaaaactCCAAAAAAGATGTCATTGATAATTGCATGAGCAAATGAGAAATAATgccaaaaggaaaaacacaagttgAAGGGCAAACAGAGTCTACAACCAACCTCTGTGAACTGGCTAACAGGCACCAGCAGCAGAATGGCATGTGGGCCTGGTGCTACCAGCGTCATTGCTCGCACCGTCTCCTTCCTGACGCTGTCCTCCATCTTGCCGCCGTTCCAGTACCATCTCGGCGCCTCCACCAGGGTCACACTCCTGCCCTCAGAGATGCCATGTCGCTGCTGGCAGCTCCTGGCGGCACTGGGAGAGATGGGGGACAGTTGGCCCAGGATAGTGTCCGCTGATGACGTCTTTCCACATCCAATGTTTCCCAAAAGAATAAGTCTCAGCTCTGGGGGCAAGGACCCATAGTAGCTCCCTCTCAAGTGTTCACTCATAgctggaagaagaggaaggagtcAAAGGATTACTGGTTCTATTTGGTAGGAAGCTACACCAACGAAACAAAAGCCAAGGTGTGTTTTGGGCATGTGTGTTAATACGTGTGGCTTTTAGAAGATGAAACCACATGCAAATAACACTGGAAAAACTGAGAATTGGAAAAGTTGGGCAGGATCTAATCTGACATCTGATATGTGGACAGGATGAGTGACtagtaaaaataaacatgaaagtTGTGATGACGTTTGATGTCtgtgatactgtatgtgtatgataGTTAAGAGCTgtcttatttaatttcttttgagCATCATGTTTCTTTCCTACATAGTCACTCCATGTCTCACCTGATTATAGCTGTGCGCTTACACGAAGCTTTCATTTCACTGGAACCATCATTCCTGCATCCATTTTCTCTTAGTGTGCCTGATACACCACACCTTGCCAGTCCTGTCCAACTACATTCTACCTGGACTTTTATATTTGGACTGatatgcaaacatgcacaaaacacatccacctacaaatacacacagaaatgtagAGTGAACACTGGGACAACGCAATTTCACTATGGTGCCACTCAACAGCGCAGTATTTTATAAAGACTGCACACATTTAGCACTAAAATGAAATTCAAACTTGGCATTAAACTAATACTGAAAGTAAAGAGTAGTACTAGACGACAGACTAGTTTTGTCTATTCAAATCTCACAACACTGACAACCATTTTCTCCGACCTACACACAGCTGGCATAAATACACTACGACACACATTATATAGAACGGTAAATTCTTTGCTACTAAATAGTAATATGGCCAAGAAAATTCGTATGATATTGCTGCTTCAGTTAAACTCCCACTTTAATATTCAGATAACTAGTACTTAGAACACCATAGTTGAGTAAATAGCATAGTATTCAAACAATAAGAAACATACTTACTCAACTGTTTGAGGTCTTGGAAGCTCTGTTAATGTGTTGTCTTCTCTGTGCGCTCTGTTTGTTCAGTTGGCAGTGAATTATGTCTCATCCAGACAAC
Encoded proteins:
- the LOC122872882 gene encoding uncharacterized protein LOC122872882 isoform X2 — its product is MSEHLRGSYYGSLPPELRLILLGNIGCGKTSSADTILGQLSPISPSAARSCQQRHGISEGRSVTLVEAPRWYWNGGKMEDSVRKETVRAMTLVAPGPHAILLLVPVSQFTEMEGHVPAELKEAFGEEALDHTVVLLTCGDYLMGRTVEDYLQKEHPGLRKIIELCGGRYHVINNRQRQHREQVRELLEKVENMVQKNGVYYMKPTQERELEIRVKDRERELVESYRAQREEKRETVLSTHILNTETQRSVDKGEEYSTALERRRRREERDEIEGTVGESQAYNGLHSTPASERQSFSEPDNDREVKRTPSFRLNAVHHRINSFEGRSPEASPTSAPHSPVFSSSPSSPTFASSASSFPPSSSSSFPELRLVLLGRSGAGKSAAGNNILGQKEFESRPESLTAITQQCEKKKALVGGRRVAVVDTPDWFNSEQTPDEVRAQISSCVALSSPGPHAFLLCVPLDQPAKTELQALGALESVFGPEAVQRHTLVLFTYADRLRESGKAGNNSVEAYIAGRRGDLLKLVEKCGDRFHVMETGGGGRERGNVVELLEKVEQTVKEAGGQCYSCPAFQEAENRVRQRQVEIARERQGKKLEEEGLGDIRQLNSERRVLYPYMQPVAEAEEEVREDEIEKTRAEAEMSVSTMNIESLPPVTLSTISPSLLCSIMDKMESSAKTLPKLLADSSVWVGEGAKKVKSSPVWGTIGSGAQNVQKMVIDSSLWEKVGASAGHMSKLIGDRVPKVVVDGSAWVGSGAKAAAASPMWEKVGSGAKLMADSSMHVGAGIGARAKNLAQSPMWGQVGSGAKTGAKLVADRSVQVGAGIGAGAKKVVQSPMWGKVGSGAKAGAKMVAESSVWEKIGTTAKQVPKVVIGGALLGLVLGVFLAGVIGGAVGAAAGSAVTEVGRRKFSNKNTLEKTDEAANVERTVNDSMGSLVKQGEKVLKTE
- the LOC122872882 gene encoding uncharacterized protein LOC122872882 isoform X1; translation: MSEHLRGSYYGSLPPELRLILLGNIGCGKTSSADTILGQLSPISPSAARSCQQRHGISEGRSVTLVEAPRWYWNGGKMEDSVRKETVRAMTLVAPGPHAILLLVPVSQFTEMEGHVPAELKEAFGEEALDHTVVLLTCGDYLMGRTVEDYLQKEHPGLRKIIELCGGRYHVINNRQRQHREQVRELLEKVENMVQKNGVYYMKPTQERELEIRVKDRERELVESYRAQREEKRETVLSTHILNTETQRSVDKGEEYSTALERRRRREERDEIEGTVGESQAYNGLHSTPASERQSFSEPDNDREVKRTPSFRLNADGAILSQMSEVKTSPKVITTFHHRINSFEGRSPEASPTSAPHSPVFSSSPSSPTFASSASSFPPSSSSSFPELRLVLLGRSGAGKSAAGNNILGQKEFESRPESLTAITQQCEKKKALVGGRRVAVVDTPDWFNSEQTPDEVRAQISSCVALSSPGPHAFLLCVPLDQPAKTELQALGALESVFGPEAVQRHTLVLFTYADRLRESGKAGNNSVEAYIAGRRGDLLKLVEKCGDRFHVMETGGGGRERGNVVELLEKVEQTVKEAGGQCYSCPAFQEAENRVRQRQVEIARERQGKKLEEEGLGDIRQLNSERRVLYPYMQPVAEAEEEVREDEIEKTRAEAEMSVSTMNIESLPPVTLSTISPSLLCSIMDKMESSAKTLPKLLADSSVWVGEGAKKVKSSPVWGTIGSGAQNVQKMVIDSSLWEKVGASAGHMSKLIGDRVPKVVVDGSAWVGSGAKAAAASPMWEKVGSGAKLMADSSMHVGAGIGARAKNLAQSPMWGQVGSGAKTGAKLVADRSVQVGAGIGAGAKKVVQSPMWGKVGSGAKAGAKMVAESSVWEKIGTTAKQVPKVVIGGALLGLVLGVFLAGVIGGAVGAAAGSAVTEVGRRKFSNKNTLEKTDEAANVERTVNDSMGSLVKQGEKVLKTE